One Erpetoichthys calabaricus chromosome 9, fErpCal1.3, whole genome shotgun sequence genomic region harbors:
- the kyat1 gene encoding kynurenine--oxoglutarate transaminase 1 isoform X3: protein MWRRTALSLGRRQLQGGPRGHANQVPPASFRMSHKRPARRILGVEKNIWLEFTEMAAKYKSVDLGQGFPNFSPPDFVRQAFSDVVSGEDCLMHQYTRAFGHPTLVKILAKLYGQLLGQSIDPFGDILVTVGAYEALFTAFQALVDEGDEVIIIEPFFDCYEPMVKMAGGHCVFVPLRPKGTPDKPALSSGEWALDPDELASKFTERTKAIVLNTPHNPLGKVFKREELQVIAELCVKHDVLCISDEVYEWIVFDGNEHIKIASLPGMWAQTVTIGSAGKTFSATGWKVGWAIGPHRILKHLQTVHQNSVYHTATAAQEAVARGFQRELDVLGRPESYLFQLPRQLQEKRNRLVECLLSVGMRPIIPEGGYFLIVDISALNVELPEPADEEEPYDYRFAKWLIKTKEDSTLEAAEKILKEWHLTK from the exons ATGTGGAGGAGGACTGCACTGAGCCTCGGGCGACGCCAGCTCCAGGGAGGACCTCGAGGACACGCCAATCAGGTTCCACCAGCCAGT ttTAGGATGTCACACAAGCGGCCTGCTCGCCGAATCCTTGGAGTGGAAAAGAACATCTG GTTGGAGTTCACCGAGATGGCCGCCAAGTATAAGTCAGTCGATCTCGGACAAGGCTTCCCCAACTTCTCTCCCCCGGACTTCGTCAGGCAGGCCTTCAGTGACGTCGTCTCAGGAGAGGACTGTCTGATGCACCAGTACACCCGGGCCTTT GGCCATCCCACCTTGGTGAAGATCCTAGCCAAGCTGTATGGGCAGCTCCTCGGTCAGAGCATCGACCCGTTTGGTGACATCCTGGTGACCGTGGGTGCCTATGAGGCTCTGTTCACGGCCTTTCAGGCGCTGGTGGATGAGGGAGATGAG GTCATCATCATTGAACCCTTCTTTGACTGCTATGAGCCGATGGTGAAGATGGCGGGGGGACATTGCGTGTTTGTGCCCCTAAGACCAAAG GGTACACCAGACAAGCCGGCGCTGTCCAGTGGGGAATGGGCACTGGACCCTGATGAATTGGCCAGCAAGTTCACGGAGCGCACCAAAGCCATCGTCCTCAATACCCCCCACAATCCTTTAGGGAAG GTGTTTAAGCGTGAGGAGCTGCAGGTGATCGCCGAGCTGTGCGTGAAACACGACGTGCTGTGCATCAGCGACGAGGTGTACGAGTGGATCGTGTTTGATGGCAACGAGCACATCAAGATAG CGAGCCTCCCTGGCATGTGGGCACAGACAGTTACCATTGGAAGTGCTGGCAAGACCTTCAGTGCCACAGGATGGAAG GTGGGCTGGGCCATCGGCCCTCATCGCATCCTGAAGCACCTCCAGACCGTCCACCAGAACTCGGTGTATCACACGGCCACTGCAGCTCAG GAAGCGGTGGCCCGAGGATTTCAGAGGGAGTTGGACGTCTTGGGAAGACCGGAGAGCTACTTGTTTCAGTTACCACGGCAACTTCAGGAGAAGCGCAACCGCTTGGTGGAGTGCCTGCTGTCGGTGGGCATGCGGCCCATCATCCCCGAGGGGGGCTACTTCTTGATTGTCGATATCTCCGCTCTCA atgttgaaCTTCCCGAGCCCGCTGATGAGGAGGAGCCCTACGACTATCGCTTTGCCAAGTGGCTAATAAAGACGAAG